A genomic stretch from Halichoerus grypus chromosome 5, mHalGry1.hap1.1, whole genome shotgun sequence includes:
- the NBN gene encoding nibrin isoform X2 produces MQNGLSQALKTGDRVTFGVFESKFRVEYEPLVACSSCLDVSGKTALNQAILQLGGLTVNNWTEECTHLVMTTVKVTIKTICALICGRPIVKPEYFTEFLKAVKSNKQPPQIESFYPPIDEPAIGNKNIDLSGRHERKQIFKGKTFVFLNAKQHKKLSSAIVFGGGDARLITEENEEESFFSVPGICVVDVGITNSQTLIPDSQKKWIHSIMDKLQRQGLRPIPEAEIGLAVIFMTTENYCDPQGQPSTALKMTPGPSLSQGLSFNEKLMPSAPVNTTTYVADTESEQADTCMDFSEKPKEIKISRVEQKFRMPSQETSTVKEPPKISSNDKNAVSNTLERMKIPTYQLSPTKFSGVNKSRDQPSQKLQTSSIKNYFKKRERDDENQEISSPKSARVEMSCSLLEQTQPSTPSVWKNKEEHLSQNKPVEKKPDNLLTDRDLKSTVKNFASESLSTEKLRSEKRKETDDLAIEDEVLDQLFKNTKPELEIGVKVQKQEEDVNVRKRPRLDIETNGTFNDEAILESNRISIKDELQEDDDMLPRKVLLTEFRSLMVSNSASRNASCVNSDYGQLKNFKKFKKVTFLGAGKLPHIIGGSDLIAHRAQKNTELEEWLRQEMEVQNQHAKEESLADDLFRYNPNVKRRR; encoded by the exons ATGCAGAATGGCCTTTCCCAAGCTTTGAAGACAGGGGATAGAGTTACTTTTGGAGTGTTTGAAAGTAAATTCag AGTAGAATATGAGCCTTTGGTTGCATGCTCTTCTTGTTTAGATGTTTCTGGGAAAACTGCTTTAAATCAAGCTATATTGCAACTTGGAGGACTTACTGTGAACAATTGGACAGAAGAATGTACTCATCTTGTCATGACAACAGTCAAAGTTACCATTAAA acAATATGCGCACTCATTTGTGGACGTCCGATTGTAAAGCCAgaatattttactgaatttcttAAAGCAGTTAAGTCCAATAAACAGCCTCCACAAATTGAAAg CTTTTACCCACCTATTGATGAACCAGCtattggaaataaaaacattgatCTGTCAGGACGACATGAAAGAAAGCAAATCTTCAAAGGGAAAACGTTTGTATTTCTAAATGCCAAACAG catAAAAAGTTAAGTTCAGCAATTGTTTTTGGAGGAGGAGATGCTAGGTtgataacagaagaaaatgaagaagaaagtttCTTTTCAGTCCCTGGAATTTGTGTTGTTGATGTAGGAATAACAAATTCACAGACTCTAATTCCTGACTCTCAGAAAAAATGGATTCACTCAATTATGGATAAGCTCCAAAG GCAGGGGCTTAGACCTATTCCTGAAGCAGAAATTGGACTGGCGGTCATTTTCATGACTACAGAGAATTACTGTGATCCTCAAGGCCAGCCCAGTACAG CATTGAAGATGACTCCAGGGCCAAGCCTTTCCCAAGGCTTATCATTCAATGAAAAGCTAATGCCAAGTGCCCCCGTGAATACCACCACATATGTAGCTGACACGGAATCAGAGCAAGCAGATACATG TATGGATTTTAGTGAAAAACCTAAAGAAATCAAAATCTCCAGAGTGGAACAAAAATTCAGAATGCCTTCACAAGAAACATCCACTGTGAAGGAACCCCCCAAAATAAGCTCTAATGATAAAAATGCAGTATCAAATACTCTGGAAAGGATGAAAATCCCAACCTATCAGCTTTCACCAACTAAATTCTCAGGTGTAAATAAAAGTAGAGATCAGCCTTCTCAGAAGCTGCAGACCAGCTCCAtcaaaaactactttaaaaaaag GGAAAGAGATGACGAAAATCAAGAAATTTCTTCACCCAAATCAGCAAGAGTAGAAATGTCTTGTTCTCTTTTGGAACAAACACAACCTTCTACACCCTCAGTATGGAAAAATAAGGAGGAGCATCTATCTCAGAATAAGCCTGTGGAAAAGAAACCAGATAATTTACTTACAGATAGAGATTTAAAATCCACTGTGAAAAATTTTGCCAGTGAATCTCTTTCTACAGAAAAACTaagatcagaaaaaagaaaagaaactgatgaCTTAGCCATAGAAGATGAAGTATTAGATCAGTTATTCAAGAACACAAAACCAGAGTTAGAAATTGGAGTGAAAGTTCAAAAACAAGAGGAAGATGTCAATGTTAGAAAAAGGCCAAGATTGGATATAGAAACAAATGGCACTTTTAATGATGAAGCAATATTGGAAAGTAACAGAATATCT ATCAAAGATGAACTTCAGGAGGATGATGATATGCTTCCAAGGAAGGTGTTACTAACTGAATTTAGATCACTGATGGTTAGTAACTCTGCCTCCAGAAATGCATCCTGTGTAAATAGTGATTATGGTCAACTAAAGAATTTCAAGAAATTCAAAAAG GTCACATTTCTTGGAGCAGGAAAACTTCCACATATCATTGGAGGATCAGATCTAATAGCTCATCGTGCTCAGAAGAATACAGAATTAGAAGAATGGTTAAGGCAGGAAATGGAG
- the NBN gene encoding nibrin isoform X1 has protein sequence MWKLLPAAGPAREPFRLLTGVEYIVGRKNCGILIEGDQSISRNHAVLTANFSVTNLSQTDETPILTIKDNSKYGTFVNEEKMQNGLSQALKTGDRVTFGVFESKFRVEYEPLVACSSCLDVSGKTALNQAILQLGGLTVNNWTEECTHLVMTTVKVTIKTICALICGRPIVKPEYFTEFLKAVKSNKQPPQIESFYPPIDEPAIGNKNIDLSGRHERKQIFKGKTFVFLNAKQHKKLSSAIVFGGGDARLITEENEEESFFSVPGICVVDVGITNSQTLIPDSQKKWIHSIMDKLQRQGLRPIPEAEIGLAVIFMTTENYCDPQGQPSTALKMTPGPSLSQGLSFNEKLMPSAPVNTTTYVADTESEQADTCMDFSEKPKEIKISRVEQKFRMPSQETSTVKEPPKISSNDKNAVSNTLERMKIPTYQLSPTKFSGVNKSRDQPSQKLQTSSIKNYFKKRERDDENQEISSPKSARVEMSCSLLEQTQPSTPSVWKNKEEHLSQNKPVEKKPDNLLTDRDLKSTVKNFASESLSTEKLRSEKRKETDDLAIEDEVLDQLFKNTKPELEIGVKVQKQEEDVNVRKRPRLDIETNGTFNDEAILESNRISIKDELQEDDDMLPRKVLLTEFRSLMVSNSASRNASCVNSDYGQLKNFKKFKKVTFLGAGKLPHIIGGSDLIAHRAQKNTELEEWLRQEMEVQNQHAKEESLADDLFRYNPNVKRRR, from the exons ATGTGGAAGCTGCTACCCGCCGCGGGCCCTGCCCGAG aaccATTCAGACTTTTGACTGGTGTTGAATACATTGTTGGACGGAAAAACTGTGGCATTCTAATTGAAGGTGATCAGTCAATCAGTCGAAATCATGCTGTGTTAACTGCTAACTTTTCTGTAACCAACCTG agtcAAACAGATGAGACTCCTATATTGACAATAAAAGATAATTCTAAGTATGGTACCTTTGTTAATGAGGAAAAAATGCAGAATGGCCTTTCCCAAGCTTTGAAGACAGGGGATAGAGTTACTTTTGGAGTGTTTGAAAGTAAATTCag AGTAGAATATGAGCCTTTGGTTGCATGCTCTTCTTGTTTAGATGTTTCTGGGAAAACTGCTTTAAATCAAGCTATATTGCAACTTGGAGGACTTACTGTGAACAATTGGACAGAAGAATGTACTCATCTTGTCATGACAACAGTCAAAGTTACCATTAAA acAATATGCGCACTCATTTGTGGACGTCCGATTGTAAAGCCAgaatattttactgaatttcttAAAGCAGTTAAGTCCAATAAACAGCCTCCACAAATTGAAAg CTTTTACCCACCTATTGATGAACCAGCtattggaaataaaaacattgatCTGTCAGGACGACATGAAAGAAAGCAAATCTTCAAAGGGAAAACGTTTGTATTTCTAAATGCCAAACAG catAAAAAGTTAAGTTCAGCAATTGTTTTTGGAGGAGGAGATGCTAGGTtgataacagaagaaaatgaagaagaaagtttCTTTTCAGTCCCTGGAATTTGTGTTGTTGATGTAGGAATAACAAATTCACAGACTCTAATTCCTGACTCTCAGAAAAAATGGATTCACTCAATTATGGATAAGCTCCAAAG GCAGGGGCTTAGACCTATTCCTGAAGCAGAAATTGGACTGGCGGTCATTTTCATGACTACAGAGAATTACTGTGATCCTCAAGGCCAGCCCAGTACAG CATTGAAGATGACTCCAGGGCCAAGCCTTTCCCAAGGCTTATCATTCAATGAAAAGCTAATGCCAAGTGCCCCCGTGAATACCACCACATATGTAGCTGACACGGAATCAGAGCAAGCAGATACATG TATGGATTTTAGTGAAAAACCTAAAGAAATCAAAATCTCCAGAGTGGAACAAAAATTCAGAATGCCTTCACAAGAAACATCCACTGTGAAGGAACCCCCCAAAATAAGCTCTAATGATAAAAATGCAGTATCAAATACTCTGGAAAGGATGAAAATCCCAACCTATCAGCTTTCACCAACTAAATTCTCAGGTGTAAATAAAAGTAGAGATCAGCCTTCTCAGAAGCTGCAGACCAGCTCCAtcaaaaactactttaaaaaaag GGAAAGAGATGACGAAAATCAAGAAATTTCTTCACCCAAATCAGCAAGAGTAGAAATGTCTTGTTCTCTTTTGGAACAAACACAACCTTCTACACCCTCAGTATGGAAAAATAAGGAGGAGCATCTATCTCAGAATAAGCCTGTGGAAAAGAAACCAGATAATTTACTTACAGATAGAGATTTAAAATCCACTGTGAAAAATTTTGCCAGTGAATCTCTTTCTACAGAAAAACTaagatcagaaaaaagaaaagaaactgatgaCTTAGCCATAGAAGATGAAGTATTAGATCAGTTATTCAAGAACACAAAACCAGAGTTAGAAATTGGAGTGAAAGTTCAAAAACAAGAGGAAGATGTCAATGTTAGAAAAAGGCCAAGATTGGATATAGAAACAAATGGCACTTTTAATGATGAAGCAATATTGGAAAGTAACAGAATATCT ATCAAAGATGAACTTCAGGAGGATGATGATATGCTTCCAAGGAAGGTGTTACTAACTGAATTTAGATCACTGATGGTTAGTAACTCTGCCTCCAGAAATGCATCCTGTGTAAATAGTGATTATGGTCAACTAAAGAATTTCAAGAAATTCAAAAAG GTCACATTTCTTGGAGCAGGAAAACTTCCACATATCATTGGAGGATCAGATCTAATAGCTCATCGTGCTCAGAAGAATACAGAATTAGAAGAATGGTTAAGGCAGGAAATGGAG